A region from the Salvia splendens isolate huo1 chromosome 15, SspV2, whole genome shotgun sequence genome encodes:
- the LOC121766566 gene encoding acyl-CoA-binding protein-like: MGLKEEFEEHAEKAKTLPERTSNENKLILYGLYKQATVGNVNTSRPGMFNMRDRAKWDAWKAVEGKSAEQAMNDYITKVKQLLEEAGSS, from the exons ATGGGTTTGAAG GAAGAATTTGAAGAGCATGCTGAGAAAGCTAAGACCTTGCCCGAGAGAACTTCGAACGAAAATAAACTCATTCTGTATGGACTCTACAAGCAAGCCACAGTTGGAAATGTCAACACGA GTCGTCCTGGTATGTTTAACATGAGGGACAGGGCGAAGTGGGATGCATGGAAGGCTGTTGAAG GCAAATCTGCAGAGCAAGCCATGAATGACTACATCACCAAGGTGAAGCAGTTGCTGGAAGAAGCTGGATCGAGCTGA